One genomic window of Cottoperca gobio chromosome 10, fCotGob3.1, whole genome shotgun sequence includes the following:
- the ubxn1 gene encoding UBX domain-containing protein 1 has translation MAELTTLESLLEMGFDRNRAEKAVANTGNQGIEQAMDWLMEHENDPDIDEPYVPPVGNVMGGEAGSQSTTDQPSLADTAEGTAGGDGSYDVDDESAREPLSEDEKLDQVRRLEELMRVKQAERRERERAEELEREKQRRRQGQELQHIRQKLQDDDMKKLSDQRRKEKMEDKMARQRVKDKIARDREERAQKFGGGVPPSTAASSQPALPSPSSPTSHGPPPTKKEYDESRIQVRLLDGSTITAVFKAQEPLAAVRVYVQVNGNTPEGQDFTLLSPYPRNVYTELDMEKPLKELGLVPSAVLVVIKK, from the exons ATGGCAGAGCTAACAACACTAGAGAGCCTGCTGGAGATGGGCTTTGACAGAAACAGAGC GGAAAAAGCGGTGGCCAACACAGGTAACCAGGGAATAGAACAAGCCATGGATTG GTTAATGGAACACGAGAACGACCCAGACATTGATGAGCCCTATGTGCCGCCTGTGGGGAATGTCATGGGAGGAGAAGCAGGCAGCCAGTCCACCACAGATCAGCCGTCACTAGCAGACACCGCTGAAG GGACAGCAGGTGGAGACGGCAGCTACGATGTTGATGACGAGAGCGCAAGGGAGCCATTGTCAGAGGATGAGAAACTTGATCAAGTTAGAAG gCTAGAAGAGCTGATGCGGGTGAAGCAGGCGGAGAGACGAGAGCGAGAGCGTGCAGAAGAGTTGGAGCGGGAGAAGCAGCGGAGGAGACAGGGCCAAGAGCTGCAGCATATTCGCCAAAAGCTGCAGGATGATGATATGAAAAAACTTAGTGATCAGCGCAGgaaagagaagatggaggaCAAAATGGCAAG GCAAAGGGTTAAAGATAAGATCGCACGAGACCGAGAGGAGCGAGCACAAAAG TTCGGAGGCGGTGTACCCCCGAGCACGGCGGCATCGTCCCAACCTGCCCTGCCCAGCCCCTCGTCACCCACCAGTCACGGCCCTCCACCCACTAAGAAGGAGTATGATGAGTCCAGGATACAG GTGCGCCTGCTGGACGGATCGACCATCACGGCAGTCTTCAAGGCCCAGGAGCCGCTGGCGGCAGTGCGCGTCTACGTGCAGGTGAATGGCAACACACCCGAGGGTCAGGACTTCACGCTGCTGTCACCCTACCCCCGTAACGTCTACACCGAACTGGACATGGAGAAGCCCCTCAAAGAACTGG GTTTGGTGCCTTCAGCTGTGCTGGTCGTTATCAAGAAGTGA